From a region of the Janthinobacterium sp. 61 genome:
- a CDS encoding PhzF family phenazine biosynthesis protein — MIVHLLKCFGAAPGGGNTALVVENDHGSETARQQFARERQVSACVFIDRQADGGIVLDYFYPHTRSPLCLHATLAAAHVLLTAPCAPATLTVSTAMRGQALLLVRRAEGMSHGLFIGLAPQPSPAVMVEKYIPSELMGQHMHLLSPPVIASVGSPKLLLEVADLTTLRALRPNLELIADWSALHKVNGCYAYCRTGENTYEGRNFNHLDPALEDSATGVAAGALAAYLQQSLRLHQGHVTQQPCLIDVQYSPGEILVGGMVQAST, encoded by the coding sequence ATGATCGTTCATCTCTTGAAATGTTTCGGCGCCGCCCCCGGTGGCGGCAATACGGCGCTGGTCGTGGAAAACGACCATGGCAGCGAAACGGCGCGCCAGCAGTTCGCCCGCGAACGCCAGGTCAGCGCCTGCGTCTTCATCGACCGGCAAGCGGACGGCGGCATCGTGCTCGACTATTTTTATCCGCACACGCGCAGCCCCCTGTGCCTGCATGCCACCCTGGCGGCCGCACATGTGCTGCTGACGGCGCCCTGCGCCCCGGCAACCCTGACGGTGAGCACGGCCATGCGCGGGCAAGCCTTGCTGCTGGTGCGCCGCGCGGAAGGTATGTCGCATGGATTATTTATTGGCCTGGCGCCGCAACCCTCGCCTGCCGTCATGGTGGAAAAGTATATCCCGTCAGAACTCATGGGCCAGCACATGCACTTGCTGTCGCCGCCCGTGATCGCCTCGGTCGGCAGTCCGAAGCTGCTGCTGGAAGTGGCAGACCTCACCACCCTGCGCGCGCTGCGGCCGAACCTGGAACTGATCGCCGACTGGAGCGCCTTGCACAAGGTCAACGGCTGCTATGCGTATTGCCGCACGGGCGAGAACACATACGAAGGGCGCAACTTCAACCACCTCGACCCGGCGTTGGAAGACAGCGCCACGGGCGTGGCGGCGGGCGCGCTGGCAGCGTATTTGCAACAGTCGCTGCGCCTGCATCAGGGCCACGTGACGCAGCAACCCTGTTTGATCGACGTGCAATACAGCCCCGGGGAAATCCTGGTGGGCGGCATGGTGCAAGCGAGCACCTGA
- a CDS encoding ATP-binding protein, whose translation MKVTVTHSLRGRLLWFLLAAIIMAALAQASIAYRSALYDADQIFDYHMQQMALSLRSGAPLANHAQALPADPVNNDMVVQVWTPDGVQVFRSITRAELPQRAVLGFSNVKANGTTYRIFSVQTSSQTVQIAQDMAVRKRMAGSLALRTVGPIALMAPILMLVVWWVVSGSLAPVSRVRKQVAARQADDLSPVSEAGLPDEVRPLVHELNLLFGRVKTAFDAQQHFVADAAHELRTPLAALKLQVLSLERAESEEKRSLAISRVSAGIERATRLVEQLLVLARQEASAASGDQLQAVDLNDVVKRALGDMAGIAQARKIDLGLHHMDAAKVAGQADALNIMLRNLVDNAIKYTPQGGTVDIDLRASPVGVTLSVEDSGPGIPPEERERVFSRFYRVPGTDANGSGLGLAIIKAIAERHGARLVLDKSERLGGLCVRVEFPLVAKK comes from the coding sequence ATGAAGGTCACGGTGACGCACTCGCTGCGCGGCCGCCTGCTGTGGTTTTTGCTGGCGGCCATCATCATGGCGGCCCTGGCCCAGGCGTCGATCGCCTACCGCAGCGCCCTGTACGACGCCGACCAGATTTTTGACTACCACATGCAGCAGATGGCCCTGTCGCTGCGCTCCGGCGCGCCGCTGGCCAACCATGCGCAAGCTTTGCCGGCCGACCCCGTCAACAACGACATGGTGGTGCAGGTGTGGACGCCGGACGGCGTGCAGGTGTTCCGCTCGATCACGCGCGCGGAACTGCCGCAGCGCGCCGTGCTGGGCTTTTCCAACGTGAAAGCCAACGGCACCACCTATCGCATCTTCTCCGTGCAAACCAGTTCCCAGACCGTGCAGATCGCTCAGGACATGGCCGTGCGCAAGCGCATGGCCGGCAGCCTGGCGCTGCGCACGGTGGGCCCCATCGCGCTGATGGCGCCGATATTGATGCTGGTCGTCTGGTGGGTCGTCAGCGGTTCGCTGGCGCCCGTCTCGCGCGTGCGCAAGCAGGTGGCGGCGCGCCAGGCGGACGATCTGTCGCCCGTCTCGGAAGCGGGCTTGCCAGATGAAGTGCGCCCTCTGGTGCATGAATTGAACCTGCTGTTCGGCCGCGTAAAAACGGCGTTCGACGCGCAGCAGCACTTTGTTGCCGACGCCGCGCATGAATTGCGCACGCCGCTGGCGGCCCTGAAACTGCAGGTGTTGAGCCTGGAACGGGCCGAATCCGAGGAAAAACGCAGCCTGGCGATTTCCCGCGTGAGTGCCGGCATCGAGCGGGCCACGCGCCTGGTCGAGCAATTGCTGGTGCTGGCGCGCCAGGAAGCGAGCGCCGCCAGCGGCGACCAGTTGCAGGCGGTGGACTTGAACGACGTCGTCAAGCGGGCGCTGGGCGACATGGCCGGCATCGCGCAAGCGCGCAAGATCGACCTGGGCCTGCACCACATGGACGCGGCCAAGGTGGCGGGGCAGGCCGATGCGCTCAATATCATGCTGCGCAACCTGGTCGACAACGCCATCAAGTACACGCCGCAGGGCGGCACTGTCGATATCGACCTGCGCGCCAGCCCCGTCGGCGTGACCTTGTCCGTGGAAGATAGCGGTCCCGGCATCCCGCCCGAAGAGCGCGAGCGCGTCTTCAGCCGCTTCTACCGCGTGCCCGGCACGGACGCCAACGGCAGCGGCCTGGGGCTGGCCATCATCAAGGCCATCGCCGAACGCCATGGCGCGCGTCTGGTGCTGGATAAATCCGAGCGCCTGGGCGGCCTGTGCGTGCGCGTGGAATTCCCCCTGGTGGCGAAAAAATGA
- a CDS encoding OsmC domain/YcaO domain-containing protein, producing MEIKVNFLDKLRLEAKFDDFTVIADQPIRYKGDGSAPGPFDYFLASSALCAAYFVKLYCDTRNISTENIRLSQNNIVDPENRYQQIFKIQVELPADISAKDRQGILRSIDRCTVKKVVQAGPEFVIEEVENLDADAQALLTLNPDPGASTYIVGKDLPLEQTIANMSGLLAGLGIKIEIASWRNIIPNVWSLHIRDAHSPMCFTNGKGATKESALASALGEYIERLSNNHFYAGSFWGVDIANAPFVHYPNERWFKPGRKDALPKEILDAYCLDIYNPDGELRGSHLIDTNSGNAERGICSLPYVRHSDGEVVYFPSNLIENLYVSNGMSAGNTLVEAQVQCLSEIFERAVKREILEGEIALPDVPQEVLAKYPGILAGIQGLEEQGFPVLVKDASLGGVYPVMCVTLMNPRTGGVFASFGAHPSLEVALERSLTELLQGRSFEGLNDLPQPTFASEAVTEPNNFVEHFIDSSGIVSWRFFSARADYDFVEWDFSGHGENSNAEEAATLFGILADMGKEVYTAEYDQLGAIACRILVPGYSEVYPVEDLIWDNTNKALLFRADILNLHNLDDASLEALLERLENSELDEYGDIATLIGIEFDENTVWGQLTTLELKLLIHLVLQQFEEAKELVETFLQYNDNTLERKLFYQALNVVLEVELDDELELDDYVVNFRRMFGDARMDAVLGSVDGSVRFFGLTPTSMQLEGLDRHQRLIDSFKKLHAARAKAAAR from the coding sequence ATGGAAATTAAAGTCAACTTTCTCGACAAGCTGCGTCTCGAAGCCAAGTTCGACGATTTCACCGTCATCGCAGATCAGCCCATCCGCTACAAGGGCGATGGTTCGGCGCCTGGCCCGTTCGATTACTTTTTAGCATCATCGGCACTGTGCGCAGCGTACTTCGTGAAGTTGTATTGCGATACGCGCAATATTTCCACCGAAAATATCCGCCTGTCGCAAAACAATATTGTTGATCCGGAAAACCGTTACCAGCAGATTTTCAAGATCCAGGTCGAATTGCCGGCCGATATCTCGGCCAAGGACCGCCAGGGCATCCTGCGCTCGATCGACCGTTGCACGGTGAAAAAAGTGGTGCAGGCGGGGCCGGAATTCGTCATTGAAGAAGTCGAGAACCTGGACGCCGATGCGCAGGCCTTGCTGACCTTGAATCCGGATCCGGGTGCGAGCACCTATATCGTCGGCAAGGATTTGCCGCTGGAACAGACCATCGCCAATATGTCGGGCCTCCTGGCGGGCCTGGGCATCAAGATTGAAATCGCCTCGTGGCGCAACATCATTCCAAATGTATGGTCGCTGCACATCCGTGACGCGCACTCACCCATGTGCTTTACCAACGGCAAGGGCGCGACCAAGGAAAGCGCGCTGGCGTCGGCCCTGGGCGAGTATATCGAGCGGCTCAGCAACAACCATTTCTACGCGGGGTCTTTCTGGGGTGTCGACATTGCCAACGCGCCATTCGTGCATTACCCGAACGAACGCTGGTTCAAGCCGGGCCGCAAGGATGCGCTGCCGAAGGAGATTCTCGATGCCTACTGCCTCGATATCTACAACCCCGATGGCGAGCTGCGCGGCTCGCACCTGATCGACACCAACTCCGGCAATGCGGAGCGCGGCATCTGCTCGCTGCCGTATGTGCGCCATTCCGATGGCGAGGTCGTGTATTTCCCGTCGAACCTGATCGAAAACCTGTACGTCAGCAATGGCATGAGCGCCGGCAATACCCTGGTCGAAGCGCAGGTGCAATGTCTGTCGGAAATTTTCGAACGGGCCGTCAAGCGCGAAATCCTCGAAGGTGAAATCGCCCTGCCCGACGTGCCGCAGGAAGTGCTGGCGAAGTATCCGGGCATCCTGGCCGGCATCCAGGGCCTGGAAGAGCAAGGCTTTCCCGTGCTGGTGAAAGATGCGTCGCTGGGCGGCGTGTACCCGGTGATGTGCGTTACCCTGATGAACCCGCGCACGGGCGGCGTGTTTGCCTCGTTCGGCGCACACCCGAGCCTGGAAGTGGCGCTCGAGCGCAGCCTGACGGAATTGCTGCAAGGGCGCAGTTTTGAAGGCTTGAACGACTTGCCGCAGCCGACGTTTGCCAGCGAAGCCGTCACCGAGCCGAATAACTTCGTCGAACACTTCATCGATTCGAGCGGCATCGTCTCGTGGCGCTTCTTCAGCGCCAGGGCCGATTACGATTTTGTCGAGTGGGATTTTTCCGGCCACGGCGAGAACTCGAATGCCGAGGAAGCGGCGACCCTGTTCGGCATCCTCGCCGACATGGGCAAGGAAGTGTACACGGCCGAGTATGACCAGCTGGGCGCCATCGCCTGCCGCATTCTCGTGCCCGGTTATTCGGAAGTGTATCCAGTCGAGGATTTGATCTGGGACAACACCAACAAGGCGCTGCTGTTCCGCGCCGACATCCTGAACCTGCATAATCTGGACGATGCCAGCCTGGAAGCGCTGCTGGAGCGCCTGGAAAACAGCGAGCTCGACGAGTACGGCGACATCGCCACGCTGATCGGCATCGAGTTTGACGAAAACACGGTGTGGGGCCAGCTGACGACGCTGGAATTGAAGCTGCTGATTCATCTGGTCCTGCAGCAATTCGAAGAGGCGAAAGAGCTGGTGGAAACCTTCCTGCAGTACAACGACAACACGCTCGAGCGCAAGCTGTTCTATCAAGCCTTGAACGTGGTGCTGGAAGTGGAACTGGACGACGAGCTGGAGCTGGATGATTACGTGGTCAATTTCCGCCGCATGTTTGGCGACGCCCGCATGGACGCGGTGCTGGGCTCGGTGGACGGCAGCGTGCGCTTCTTCGGCCTGACCCCGACCAGCATGCAGCTGGAAGGCCTGGACAGGCACCAGCGCCTGATCGACAGCTTCAAGAAATTGCACGCGGCGCGCGCCAAGGCTGCGGCCCGCTAA
- a CDS encoding TonB-dependent siderophore receptor → MPTLTTLRKAILISLYGSTALAAFSPAAMAQTTEAGATDGPVQTVSVVGSRRVTSSATDTMVPVDIIPISRVAEQGGQFDLAQSLQYISPSFNSTRQTGADGADLVDSAALRGLGSDQTLVLVNGKRRHTTALVNLFGARNRGNTGTDMNAIPLLAIKNVQVLRDGAAAQYGSDAIAGVIDIELKKSLGCEAVAGYSQYSAGDGKNYMTSAYCGIALGDKGSLAITGEYLDRGRSNRADADSMRIIGDTKAKNKTLYINGDYATSATGKLYFTAGAQTRDASSAAFGRGGIGSDDIPSRNSAAMYPDGFVPFINGKIDDQYATIGHRSQIGEWHADFSQTYGYNKMRYDISHTLNASIANLDLMNGGKGVSASSYDAGGFSFQQLTSNADFSRFYDTVMSGMNVAFGAEYRSEEYKIMAGEPGSYIDADGVGMGGNAGSQGFPGFQPGDATKAKRHSIAAYADVELDWTERLKTQAALRYEKFSDFGSTVTGKLAASYKVAPNVLLRGSASTGFRAPSLQQVYFSSTFTDFIGGVPTDVVLAPNGGTVANAAGIPKLKEEKSTSFTFGTTWTPTQAISVTADLYNIKIKDRIVLSGRFNADNYPDLAARLALLGVGEAQFFVNSIDTRTRGLDLTASYKGELAGNRLNTFLALNLSKTEVTKVKTPASLTGFEDVLLSERERLFIEQGGPRAKATVGFDYITGKLESDLRIIYFGPQTLGTFSGTAAGVPNAHYAAKTSADLSFTYSINKNTKLTFGGNNIFNVKPTTQNADETDNGFKYDSVQFGLNGASYFGRLWVKF, encoded by the coding sequence GTGCCGACCCTCACCACCTTGCGTAAAGCCATTCTCATCAGCCTGTACGGCAGCACTGCCCTGGCCGCGTTCAGTCCCGCCGCCATGGCCCAGACCACGGAAGCGGGCGCCACCGATGGTCCCGTGCAAACGGTCAGCGTGGTCGGCTCGCGCCGGGTCACCAGTTCCGCCACCGACACCATGGTGCCGGTCGATATCATTCCGATTTCCAGGGTGGCCGAGCAAGGCGGTCAGTTTGACCTGGCGCAATCGCTGCAATACATCTCGCCCTCGTTCAACTCCACGCGCCAGACGGGCGCCGACGGGGCCGACCTCGTCGATTCGGCCGCCCTGCGCGGTCTCGGTTCCGATCAGACACTGGTGCTGGTGAACGGCAAACGGCGCCACACGACGGCCCTGGTCAACCTGTTCGGCGCGCGCAACCGCGGCAACACGGGCACGGACATGAATGCGATTCCTTTGCTGGCGATCAAGAACGTGCAAGTACTGCGCGACGGCGCCGCCGCCCAGTACGGCTCGGACGCCATTGCCGGCGTGATCGACATCGAACTGAAGAAAAGCCTGGGTTGCGAAGCGGTGGCCGGCTACAGCCAGTACTCGGCCGGCGACGGCAAGAACTACATGACCTCCGCCTACTGCGGCATCGCGCTGGGCGACAAGGGTAGCTTGGCCATCACGGGCGAATACCTGGACCGGGGCCGCTCGAACCGGGCCGATGCGGACAGCATGCGCATCATCGGTGACACCAAGGCCAAGAACAAGACCCTGTACATCAATGGCGACTACGCCACCAGCGCCACGGGCAAACTGTACTTCACGGCCGGCGCGCAGACGCGCGATGCATCCAGCGCCGCGTTTGGCCGCGGCGGCATCGGCAGCGACGACATTCCGTCGCGCAATTCGGCCGCCATGTATCCGGACGGTTTCGTACCGTTCATTAACGGCAAGATCGACGACCAGTACGCCACCATCGGCCACCGCAGCCAGATCGGCGAATGGCATGCTGATTTTTCGCAAACCTATGGCTACAACAAGATGCGCTACGACATCAGCCATACCTTGAACGCCTCGATTGCCAACCTCGACTTGATGAACGGCGGCAAGGGCGTCAGCGCCAGCAGCTACGACGCGGGCGGCTTCTCGTTCCAACAGCTGACCAGCAACGCCGATTTCAGCCGCTTTTACGATACGGTAATGAGCGGCATGAACGTGGCTTTCGGCGCCGAATACCGCAGCGAGGAATACAAGATCATGGCCGGAGAACCGGGCTCCTACATCGACGCCGACGGCGTGGGCATGGGCGGCAATGCGGGCAGCCAGGGTTTTCCCGGCTTCCAGCCAGGCGATGCCACCAAGGCCAAACGCCACAGCATCGCCGCGTATGCCGACGTGGAACTGGACTGGACGGAACGCCTGAAAACCCAGGCTGCCCTGCGCTATGAAAAATTCAGCGATTTCGGCTCCACCGTGACGGGCAAACTGGCCGCCAGCTATAAAGTGGCACCGAATGTGCTGCTGCGCGGCTCGGCCAGTACGGGCTTCCGCGCGCCATCCTTGCAGCAAGTTTATTTCTCGTCCACCTTCACCGACTTCATCGGCGGCGTGCCCACGGACGTGGTGCTGGCCCCCAATGGCGGCACCGTCGCCAACGCAGCCGGCATTCCCAAGTTGAAAGAGGAAAAATCCACCAGCTTCACGTTTGGCACCACCTGGACGCCGACACAAGCCATTTCCGTCACGGCTGACTTGTACAATATCAAGATCAAGGACCGCATCGTGCTGTCGGGCCGCTTCAATGCCGACAACTATCCGGACCTGGCGGCACGCCTGGCGCTCTTGGGCGTGGGCGAGGCGCAATTCTTCGTCAACTCCATCGACACGCGCACGCGCGGCCTGGACCTGACGGCCTCGTACAAGGGCGAACTGGCCGGCAACCGCCTGAACACCTTCCTGGCCTTGAACCTGAGCAAAACGGAAGTGACGAAGGTCAAGACGCCCGCCTCGCTGACGGGCTTCGAGGATGTCTTGCTGTCCGAGCGCGAACGCCTGTTCATCGAACAGGGCGGCCCCCGTGCGAAGGCCACCGTGGGCTTCGACTACATCACGGGCAAGCTGGAATCGGACTTGCGCATCATCTATTTTGGCCCGCAAACCCTGGGCACCTTCAGCGGCACGGCCGCCGGCGTGCCCAACGCCCACTACGCAGCCAAGACCTCGGCCGACCTGAGCTTTACCTACAGCATCAACAAAAATACCAAGCTCACTTTCGGCGGCAACAATATCTTCAACGTCAAGCCGACCACGCAAAACGCGGATGAAACGGACAACGGTTTCAAATACGACAGCGTGCAGTTCGGCCTGAACGGCGCCTCGTACTTTGGCAGGCTGTGGGTGAAGTTCTGA
- a CDS encoding error-prone DNA polymerase, whose translation MWGAVLPEYAELYCLSNFSFLHGASHAEELVARSVQLGYKAVAITDECSLAGVVRAHATAKRAGFPLIIGAHFHLTQADGSAALSLLALVRDRDGYGNLSELITMARTRAAKGRYLLTPEDFAVPSPEFAHLQGLPGCLMILLPGYPAQPEAVRAQGEWMVATFGSERSWIGLNLLQRAQDDAHRSAVQDTAQALGLPVVAVGHVCMHVRSRKPLLDTLCAIRVGKPVGECGYALAQNAEQHLRARLRLANVYPPQALAETVRIARMCTFSLDSLRYDYPDELVPDGHTPATYLREETYAGARIRFPLGIPANVQQQIEHELQLIADLSYEPYFLTVYDIVRFARGQNILCQGRGSAANSAVCYCLHITEVDPARGNCLVERFMSRERNEPPDIDVDFEHQRREEVIQYIYGKYGRERAALAAVVISYRPKSALRDSGRALGIDLAIVEKVAKAHRWFDGKRDLLERLAECGLDPEAELSQQWASLAQQLLGFPRHLSQHPGGFVIAQGKLSRLVPIENASMAERSVIEWDKNDLEELGLMKVDVLALGMLSALRRALELVSARRGEEFRMQDIPGEDPATYDMMCQADTIGVFQIESRAQMSMLPRLRPREFYDLVIEVALVRPGPIQGGMVHPYLQRRQQKEAVEFPKGLEKALGRTLGIPIFQEQVMQVAIIAADFTPGEADQLRRAMAAWKRKGGMNNYHDRIVDAMVDNGYEKEFSEAIFSQIEGFGEYGFPESHAASFALLTYASSWLKCHEPAAFLCALLNSQPMGFYSPSQLVQDGRRHGVQVLPVDVAVSGWEAALEEREGQGGQGAAPAVRLGLNSLFGMRVEAARRIEDARSIAAFLDVADLARRGSLDRHDLQVLAAGNALHALAGHRREALWQAAGAVPDRDLLRATTQEEDLPVLAAPTEGESIVSDYRAQGLTLGRHPLALLRKSLLEQRFLPAATLASYTNGQLARACGIVTVRQRPGTAKGVIFMTLEDETGTVNVIVWPDLVESQRREVLSAPLLGVYGVWQREGQVRNLVAKRLVDMSHLLGRLRTSSRDFC comes from the coding sequence ATGTGGGGCGCAGTCTTACCCGAGTATGCTGAGTTGTATTGCCTGAGCAATTTCAGCTTCCTGCATGGGGCCTCGCATGCGGAAGAGTTGGTGGCGCGCTCTGTACAGCTCGGTTACAAGGCGGTGGCCATCACGGACGAATGTTCGCTGGCGGGCGTCGTGCGCGCCCATGCGACAGCCAAGCGGGCCGGTTTTCCCCTGATTATCGGCGCGCATTTTCATTTGACGCAGGCCGACGGTAGTGCGGCGCTGTCCTTGCTGGCGCTGGTGCGGGATCGCGACGGTTACGGCAATCTGTCGGAACTGATCACCATGGCGCGCACGCGGGCGGCCAAGGGGCGATATTTGCTGACGCCCGAAGATTTCGCCGTGCCCTCGCCCGAGTTTGCCCATTTGCAGGGTTTGCCCGGCTGTCTGATGATCTTGCTGCCCGGCTATCCGGCCCAGCCGGAAGCCGTGCGCGCACAGGGAGAGTGGATGGTGGCCACCTTTGGCAGCGAGCGCAGCTGGATCGGCCTGAATTTGCTGCAGCGGGCGCAGGATGACGCCCACCGCAGCGCCGTGCAGGACACCGCGCAGGCGCTGGGCTTGCCCGTGGTGGCCGTCGGCCATGTGTGCATGCATGTGCGTTCGCGCAAGCCTTTGCTCGACACCCTGTGCGCGATTCGCGTGGGCAAGCCGGTGGGCGAGTGCGGCTATGCGCTGGCGCAAAATGCCGAGCAGCATCTGCGCGCGCGCTTGCGCCTGGCCAATGTGTATCCGCCGCAAGCGCTGGCGGAAACCGTGCGCATCGCCAGGATGTGCACATTTTCCCTCGACAGCTTGCGCTATGACTATCCCGACGAGCTGGTGCCGGACGGGCACACGCCGGCGACGTATCTGCGCGAGGAAACGTATGCGGGCGCGCGCATCCGCTTTCCGCTGGGTATCCCGGCGAACGTGCAGCAGCAGATCGAGCACGAGCTGCAACTGATCGCCGACCTTTCCTACGAGCCGTATTTTTTGACCGTGTACGACATCGTGCGCTTTGCACGGGGGCAAAACATCCTGTGCCAGGGCCGGGGCTCGGCCGCCAACTCGGCTGTCTGCTATTGCCTGCACATCACGGAAGTGGACCCTGCGCGCGGCAATTGCCTGGTCGAGCGCTTCATGTCGCGCGAGCGCAACGAGCCGCCCGATATCGACGTCGATTTCGAGCACCAGCGGCGTGAAGAGGTCATTCAATATATCTACGGGAAATATGGCCGCGAGCGGGCCGCGCTGGCGGCCGTGGTGATCAGCTACCGGCCGAAAAGCGCCTTGCGCGACAGCGGCCGGGCGCTGGGGATCGACCTGGCCATCGTGGAAAAGGTGGCCAAAGCGCATCGCTGGTTCGACGGCAAGCGCGATCTGTTGGAGCGCCTGGCCGAATGCGGGCTGGACCCGGAGGCGGAATTGTCGCAGCAGTGGGCCAGCCTGGCGCAGCAGTTGCTGGGATTTCCCCGGCACCTGTCCCAGCATCCGGGAGGCTTTGTCATCGCGCAAGGCAAGTTGTCGCGCCTGGTGCCCATCGAAAACGCCAGCATGGCCGAGCGCAGTGTCATCGAGTGGGACAAGAACGACCTCGAGGAGCTGGGCTTGATGAAGGTCGACGTGCTGGCGCTGGGCATGCTGTCGGCCCTGCGCCGTGCCCTGGAACTGGTGAGTGCGCGGCGCGGCGAGGAATTCCGGATGCAGGATATTCCCGGCGAAGACCCCGCCACTTACGACATGATGTGTCAGGCGGACACCATCGGCGTGTTCCAGATCGAGTCGCGCGCTCAGATGAGCATGCTGCCGCGCTTGCGTCCCCGTGAATTCTACGACCTCGTCATCGAGGTGGCGCTGGTGCGCCCCGGCCCCATCCAGGGCGGCATGGTGCATCCGTATCTGCAGCGGCGCCAGCAGAAGGAAGCGGTCGAGTTTCCGAAGGGCCTGGAAAAGGCGCTGGGACGCACCCTGGGCATCCCGATTTTCCAGGAGCAGGTGATGCAGGTGGCCATCATCGCCGCCGATTTTACGCCCGGCGAAGCGGATCAGTTGCGGCGCGCCATGGCGGCCTGGAAACGCAAGGGCGGCATGAACAATTACCATGACCGCATCGTCGATGCCATGGTGGACAATGGCTATGAGAAAGAATTTTCCGAGGCCATCTTCAGCCAGATCGAGGGTTTCGGCGAATACGGTTTCCCCGAGTCGCATGCGGCCAGTTTTGCCCTGCTGACGTACGCCAGTTCCTGGCTGAAATGCCACGAACCGGCTGCCTTCCTGTGCGCCTTGCTCAACAGCCAGCCCATGGGCTTTTACAGTCCCTCGCAACTGGTGCAGGATGGTCGTCGGCATGGCGTGCAAGTGCTGCCCGTCGACGTGGCCGTCAGCGGCTGGGAGGCGGCGCTGGAGGAGCGGGAAGGACAGGGAGGGCAGGGCGCCGCGCCCGCCGTGCGCCTGGGCTTGAACAGTCTGTTCGGCATGCGCGTGGAGGCGGCCCGGCGCATCGAGGATGCGCGTTCCATCGCCGCCTTTCTTGACGTGGCCGACCTGGCCCGGCGTGGCAGCCTGGACCGTCATGACTTGCAGGTGCTCGCTGCCGGCAACGCGCTGCACGCGCTGGCTGGCCACCGGCGCGAGGCGCTGTGGCAGGCGGCCGGCGCCGTGCCCGACAGGGACTTGCTGCGCGCCACCACACAAGAGGAAGACTTGCCCGTGCTGGCCGCGCCCACGGAAGGCGAGAGCATCGTCAGCGACTACCGCGCGCAAGGCCTGACCCTGGGCCGCCACCCGCTGGCGCTGCTGCGCAAGTCATTGCTGGAGCAGCGTTTCCTGCCCGCCGCGACGCTTGCCAGCTACACGAATGGCCAGCTGGCGCGCGCCTGCGGCATCGTCACCGTGCGCCAGCGGCCGGGCACGGCCAAGGGCGTGATCTTCATGACCCTGGAAGACGAGACGGGCACGGTCAACGTCATCGTCTGGCCCGACCTGGTGGAAAGCCAGCGGCGCGAAGTGTTGAGCGCGCCCCTGCTGGGGGTGTACGGCGTGTGGCAGCGCGAAGGGCAGGTGCGCAACCTGGTGGCCAAGCGCCTGGTCGACATGTCGCATCTGTTGGGGCGTTTGCGCACCAGCAGCCGCGATTTCTGTTGA
- the coaD gene encoding pantetheine-phosphate adenylyltransferase, translated as MQRIGFSGTLDPITNGHMWVIGEARSLADEVIVFLSQNPAKRPQFPAEDRKRIIEQSARECGWDNVQVVIVKGDYTARAAKKHGCDYLIRGIRTTADFDYENLIQQTNVDVLAGAKTIFVMPPRDLGSVSSSFVKALEGPVGWNWTMKKFVPGPAYQAWILDCLRKEWEALWNYASASQADIALADHWFAYLTGPQAYGGTDRHYHNLDHLVHGLSEIRVWADNTNAPKRDSALVKKAFWFHDAVYSHDEDALYSSEEASAQLWLASGLDAGDNLDVAQLIRVTDHFQGPGISHALKDAMLSADLAILGQDEEVYHAYTQAIGREYAHVDPVRFNEQRGLALQHLCAKAQAGQLFGDAYFADQYNERAIENMQKEIAALAG; from the coding sequence ATGCAGAGAATCGGATTTTCAGGAACCCTCGACCCCATCACCAACGGCCATATGTGGGTGATCGGCGAAGCGCGTTCGCTCGCCGACGAGGTGATCGTCTTCTTGTCGCAAAACCCCGCCAAGCGCCCTCAATTCCCTGCCGAAGACCGCAAGCGCATCATCGAACAGAGCGCGCGCGAGTGCGGCTGGGACAATGTGCAGGTGGTCATCGTCAAGGGCGACTACACGGCGCGCGCGGCGAAAAAGCATGGCTGTGATTATCTGATACGCGGCATCCGCACGACGGCCGATTTCGACTATGAAAACCTGATCCAGCAAACCAATGTGGACGTGCTTGCTGGCGCCAAGACGATTTTCGTCATGCCGCCGCGCGACCTCGGCTCCGTCAGCTCCAGCTTCGTCAAGGCGCTGGAAGGCCCCGTGGGCTGGAACTGGACCATGAAAAAATTCGTCCCAGGCCCGGCCTACCAGGCGTGGATACTCGACTGCCTGCGCAAGGAGTGGGAAGCGCTGTGGAATTACGCCAGCGCCTCGCAAGCCGACATCGCGCTGGCGGATCACTGGTTCGCGTACCTGACGGGACCGCAGGCGTATGGCGGCACGGACCGCCACTATCACAACCTCGACCACCTGGTGCACGGCCTGTCGGAAATCCGCGTGTGGGCGGACAATACCAATGCGCCCAAACGCGACAGCGCGCTGGTCAAAAAAGCCTTCTGGTTCCATGACGCCGTCTACAGCCACGACGAAGACGCCCTGTATTCGAGCGAAGAGGCCAGCGCCCAGCTGTGGCTGGCCAGCGGCCTCGATGCGGGCGACAACCTTGATGTGGCGCAATTGATACGCGTGACCGACCATTTCCAGGGACCCGGCATCAGCCACGCGCTGAAGGACGCCATGCTCAGCGCCGACCTGGCCATCCTCGGTCAGGATGAAGAGGTGTACCACGCCTACACGCAAGCCATCGGCCGTGAATACGCGCATGTGGACCCCGTGCGCTTCAACGAGCAGCGGGGCTTGGCGCTGCAGCACCTGTGCGCCAAGGCACAGGCGGGACAGCTGTTTGGCGATGCGTATTTCGCCGACCAGTACAACGAGCGGGCCATTGAAAACATGCAGAAGGAGATCGCGGCGCTGGCCGGCTGA